A genomic region of Trifolium pratense cultivar HEN17-A07 linkage group LG3, ARS_RC_1.1, whole genome shotgun sequence contains the following coding sequences:
- the LOC123913808 gene encoding uncharacterized protein LOC123913808 produces MQEIYRLQQDSKSVTDFYSELKILWEELEIYMHVPQCTCRSQCSCEAMRKARQNHHTLYAIRFLTGLNANFDMVRSQILLLDPLPPMNRVFSMVLQFERQGNFAAIDESKVLINYSDSKRPPNKNSKASSSAPIKKHCTFCDKPNHTVADCFKKHGYPPHMQRNHGAYNASTEGGEASNTVEAPPAQPTSSLSITQDQFDQLMQILQSSNINPSSGSTSSHQVNSSQSFGPSSNGRQGKGIIEDDWFS; encoded by the exons ATGCAAGAAATTTATCGTCTGCAACAAGATTCAAAATCTGTAACTGATTTCTACTCTGAATTGAAGATCCTTTGGGAGGAATTAGAAATTTACATGCATGTTCCACAGTGTACATGCCGTTCTCAGTGTTCTTGCGAAGCTATGCGCAAAGCAAGACAAAATCATCACACTCTTTATGCTATCCGCTTCTTAACTGGCCTCAATGCTAATTTTGACATGGTTAGATCACAGATTTTACTCTTGGATCCTTTACCACCTATGAATCGTGTTTTCTCTATGGTTTTGCAATTTGAAAGGCAAGGCAATTTTGCTGCTATTGATGAATCCAAGGTCTTAATCAATTACTCTGATTCAAAACGTCCCCCAAACAAGAATTCTAAGGCAAGCTCTTCTGCTCCAATCAAGAAGCATTGTACTTTCTGTGATAAACCTAATCACACTGTGGCTGATTGCTTCAAGAAGCATGGTTATCCACCTCATATGCAAAGAAACCATGGTGCTTACAATGCCTCCACTGAGGGAGGTGAAGCATCTAACACAGTTGAGGCTCCACCAGCTCAGCCAACCTCTTCCCTATCCATCACTCAAGATCAATTTGATCAGCTAATGCAGATACTTCAGTCTTCCAACATTAATCCATCTTCTGGTTCTACATCTTCACATCAGGTCAATTCTTCCCAATCATTTGGTCCTTCATCAAATGGTAGGCAAG GAAAAGGAATCATTGAAGACGATTGGTTCAGCTAA